A window of Drosophila subobscura isolate 14011-0131.10 chromosome E, UCBerk_Dsub_1.0, whole genome shotgun sequence contains these coding sequences:
- the LOC117891298 gene encoding PRADC1-like protein — MLIVWLVIASTLSRCIRATTTISIPITTQDIIAGDVFFEIISPQDLEYTYRLRPAKDFGITFSEKHEGVPLVLTDPPDACQKLRNTRDLHGSIALMDRGECSFLAKTLQAEMAGAVGAIITEYNPNSPEFEHYIEMIHDNTNRDASIPAGFLLGKNGVIIRSTLQRLKRVHALINIPVNLTFIPPSKINHPPWLGW, encoded by the exons ATGTTGATTGTTTGGTTAGTGATTGCCTCCACCTTGAGCCGATGCATCCGAGCCACCACCACGATATCGATTCCCATCACCACGCAGGACATAATTGCGGGTGACGTGTTTTTTGAAATCATATCGCCGCAAGACCTGGAATACACCTACAGACTGCGGCCGGCCAAGGATTTTGGCATCACCTTCTCGGAGAAGCACGAAGGCGTCCCCCTGGTGCTGACTGATCCCCCAGACGCCTGCCAGAAGCTGCGCAATACACGTGATCTTCATGGAAGTATCGCTCTCATGGACAGGGG GGAGTGCTCCTTCCTCGCCAAGACCCTGCAAGCGGAGATGGCCGGGGCTGTGGGCGCCATCATCACCGAGTACAATCCGAATTCACCGGAATTTGAGCACTACATCGAGATGATCCACGACAACACCAATCGAGATGCTTCAATACCCGCTGGCTTCCTGCTGGGGAAGAACGGCGTGATCATACGGTCCACGCTGCAGCGCTTGAAGCGGGTGCATGCTCTCATCAATATACCAGTAAACCTAACCTTCATCCCGCCATCGAAAATCAATCACCCGCCGTGGCTGGGATGGTGA
- the LOC117891299 gene encoding CCHC-type zinc finger protein CG3800 gives MSMSATCYKCNRPGHFARDCSLGGGGPGGGGPGGGMRGGDGGGMRRNREKCYKCNQFGHFARACPEEAERCYRCNGIGHISKDCTQADNPTCYRCNKTGHWVRNCPEAVNERGPANVSCYKCNRTGHISKNCPETSKTCYGCGKSGHLRRECDEKGGRN, from the coding sequence ATGTCGATGTCTGCCACGTGCTACAAGTGTAACCGGCCGGGCCACTTTGCCCGGGACTGCAGTCTCGGTGGCGGTGGGCCAGGAGGCGGCGGACCAGGTGGTGGTATGCGTGGCGGTGATGGCGGCGGTATGCGCCGCAACCGCGAGAAGTGCTacaaatgcaatcaatttgGGCACTTTGCACGTGCCTGCCCTGAGGAGGCTGAGCGCTGCTACCGCTGCAACGGCATTGGCCACATCTCCAAGGACTGCACCCAGGCCGACAACCCGACCTGCTACCGGTGCAACAAGACTGGCCACTGGGTGCGCAACTGCCCCGAAGCCGTTAACGAGCGCGGCCCGGCCAATGTGTCGTGCTACAAGTGCAACCGCACTGGACACATCTCCAAGAACTGCCCGGAGACATCGAAGACTTGCTATGGCTGCGGCAAGAGCGGACATCTGAGACGCGAGTGCGATGAGAAGGGCGGACGGAACTAG